The Periplaneta americana isolate PAMFEO1 chromosome 9, P.americana_PAMFEO1_priV1, whole genome shotgun sequence genome contains a region encoding:
- the LOC138706175 gene encoding uncharacterized protein, whose protein sequence is MALLRLLSRRPYFYFVVQEKVRLNRFVPLHIAYMHAQKEDEIDKPIPFSKSKAATWKAQATRSGESAVDYPWYQSYVISASLTIFMLYFCVFREENDIDEELGRSLYDRIEGLEERQLQLSLDYNEQHGKDTSAILARLEQLQKEKNSG, encoded by the exons ATGGCTCTTCTTAGGTTATTAAGTAGAAGaccttatttctattttgttgtcCAAGAGAAAGTAAGGTTGAATAG ATTTGTACCACTTCATATAGCTTACATGCACGCACAAAAGGAAGATGAAATAGACAAGCCTATACCATTCTCCAAGAGCAAAGCAGCTACTTGGAAAGCACAAGCTACTAGAAGTGGAGAATCTGCTGTGGACTACCCCTGGTACCAATCTTACGTAATCTCCGCCAGCCTAACAATATTCATGCTTTACTTCTGTGTGTTCAGGGAAGAAAATGATATAGACGAAGAACTGGGGCGCTCTCTATACGACAGGATAGAAGGGTTAGAAGAACGGCAGTTACAGTTATCATTGGACTACAATGAGCAACATGGAAAAGACACATCGGCCATATTAGCAAGACTAGAACAACTTCAAAAGGAGAAGAACTCAGGATAA